One window of the Archangium primigenium genome contains the following:
- a CDS encoding aromatic ring-hydroxylating oxygenase subunit alpha, giving the protein MRNPADVPALAPAPVPTVDLEAEADLARCGALKDHWYVACLSSELTRRAPLARTFFGTNVVLFRDERGQPVALRDRCLHRNARLSAGAVFDGRLGCPYHGWVYDGSGAVVEVPSLGPSQCGESLDARGHARAGLQVRPCDLGRLQRFDTLEQDGLVFVFPGGDSQRARRPAFRVPFWGQPEWSVYFMVTRFPNGVTNLVENFMDVPHTVFVHAGWFRDTARKRVPATVKRSEGRVLVTYKQAQDTVSGLGRLFNPSGMPMVHTDHFISPNVTRVDYLWGERSGFVINSQITPIGPMDSLVYTAISYRLPYDLPRSLVGHALQPLVRWYTTQVITQDVDIMRVQREGLLNGPGGGVFSGTEADLLHSDIEAYRRWLREGGQGAGPPDAERDIAFWI; this is encoded by the coding sequence ATGAGGAATCCCGCCGACGTGCCGGCGCTCGCCCCGGCGCCCGTGCCCACCGTGGATCTGGAGGCCGAGGCGGACCTCGCCCGCTGTGGCGCGCTCAAGGACCACTGGTACGTGGCGTGCCTGTCCTCGGAGCTCACCCGGCGCGCGCCCCTGGCGCGGACGTTCTTCGGCACGAACGTGGTGCTCTTCCGGGACGAGCGCGGCCAGCCCGTGGCCCTGCGCGACCGGTGCCTGCACCGCAACGCGCGCCTGTCCGCCGGGGCCGTGTTCGACGGCCGCCTGGGCTGCCCGTACCACGGCTGGGTGTATGACGGCTCGGGCGCGGTGGTGGAGGTGCCCAGCCTGGGCCCGTCCCAGTGCGGCGAGTCGCTCGACGCCCGGGGCCATGCGCGCGCGGGGCTCCAGGTGCGGCCGTGCGACCTGGGCCGGCTCCAGCGCTTCGACACCCTGGAGCAGGACGGCCTGGTCTTCGTCTTCCCGGGCGGCGACTCCCAGCGTGCCCGCCGGCCCGCCTTCCGGGTGCCGTTCTGGGGCCAGCCCGAGTGGAGCGTCTACTTCATGGTGACGCGCTTTCCCAACGGGGTGACCAACCTGGTGGAGAACTTCATGGACGTGCCGCACACGGTCTTCGTCCATGCCGGGTGGTTTCGCGACACGGCGCGCAAGCGCGTGCCCGCCACGGTGAAGCGCTCGGAGGGCCGTGTGCTCGTCACCTACAAGCAGGCGCAGGACACGGTGTCGGGCCTGGGCCGCCTCTTCAACCCGAGCGGCATGCCCATGGTGCACACGGACCACTTCATCTCGCCCAACGTCACGCGCGTGGACTACCTCTGGGGCGAGCGCAGCGGCTTCGTCATCAACTCGCAGATCACGCCCATCGGGCCGATGGACAGCCTCGTCTACACGGCCATCAGCTACCGGCTGCCGTATGATCTGCCGCGCTCGCTCGTGGGCCACGCGCTCCAGCCGCTGGTGCGCTGGTACACCACGCAGGTCATCACCCAGGACGTGGACATCATGCGGGTGCAGCGCGAGGGCCTGCTCAACGGTCCGGGCGGGGGCGTGTTCTCGGGAACCGAGGCGGACCTCCTGCACTCGGACATCGAGGCGTACCGCCGCTGGCTCCGGGAGGGGGGGCAGGGAGCGGGCCCCCCGGACGCGGAGCGGGACATCGCCTTCTGGATCTAG
- a CDS encoding AbfB domain-containing protein, giving the protein MASLFSSRILRTVSLFASVAALPGCIIEGGHTPRNNLVDTPVYAGCPSLQGVGNSGLVGLTAERGGYYSFASFSYPNEYIRHYQGRGIVAPVYSALDGDNATFRIVPGLADNRCISFESANYPGHYLNDDGGEVFLDAAAPGLTFAEDATFCPRPGLADAYELSFESCAYPGSFLRQDDGDLFVEGGAGLIYEDDATFLMDAPF; this is encoded by the coding sequence ATGGCCTCCCTCTTCTCCTCGCGCATCCTCCGCACGGTGTCCCTGTTCGCTTCCGTCGCCGCCCTCCCGGGCTGCATCATCGAGGGGGGACACACCCCGCGGAACAACCTGGTCGACACGCCGGTCTACGCGGGCTGCCCCTCGCTCCAGGGCGTGGGCAACTCGGGCCTCGTCGGGCTGACGGCGGAGCGCGGCGGCTACTACTCCTTCGCCTCCTTCTCCTACCCCAACGAGTACATCCGCCACTACCAGGGCCGCGGCATCGTCGCCCCCGTGTACTCCGCGCTCGACGGTGACAACGCCACGTTCCGCATTGTCCCGGGCCTGGCCGACAACCGCTGCATCTCGTTCGAGTCCGCCAACTACCCGGGCCACTACCTCAACGACGACGGCGGCGAGGTCTTCCTGGACGCCGCGGCGCCCGGCCTCACGTTCGCCGAGGACGCGACGTTCTGCCCCCGGCCCGGCCTGGCGGACGCCTACGAGCTGAGCTTCGAGTCCTGCGCCTACCCCGGCTCCTTCCTGCGCCAGGACGATGGCGACCTCTTCGTGGAAGGCGGCGCGGGCCTCATCTACGAGGACGACGCCACGTTCCTCATGGACGCCCCCTTCTAG